A single genomic interval of Cucumis sativus cultivar 9930 chromosome 5, Cucumber_9930_V3, whole genome shotgun sequence harbors:
- the LOC101217363 gene encoding E3 ubiquitin-protein ligase KEG, whose translation MKVPCCSVCQNRYNEEDRVPLLLHCGHGFCADCMSRMFLASSDSRLSCPRCRYVSVVGNSIQALRKNFAVLALIHSSSKTAVATSEFDCDFTDDDGDDGEGEVNGDEESLSRRRWSGGSCTSTSGGCGPVIDIGVHKDLKLLRQIGEGRRDGVEIWTAMLGGRGSGSTRCRHQVAVKKVAVGDDMDLGWVLEQLESLHRASMWCRNVCTFHGAMEMDGSLYLVMDRCYGSVQSKMQENEGRLTLEQILRYGADVARGVAELHAAGVVCMNIKPSNLLLDATGHAVVSDYGLAAILKKPMCSKGRSDCDSSRMHLCMECAMLSPHYAAPEAWEPVKKSLTFWDDGLGMSVESDAWSFACTLVEMCTGSIPWSGLCTDEIYRAVVKAKKLPPQYSSIVGVGIPRELWKMIGDCLQFKSLKRPTFNKMLTTFLRYLQEIPRSPSANPDNDLAKFSGLYITDSETSLMSDLEVFRYNLGHLHRLVFDGDFNGVRDLLVKAAFRNSSSFISKLLEAQNDEGQTALHLACRRGFAEIVEVILEFREAKVDILDKDGDPPLVFALAAGSPECVRILIERGANVCSRLREGFGPSVAHVCAYHGQPDCMRELLLAGADPNVVDDEGESVLHRAVTKKYSDCALVILENGGCRSMALLNAKHLTPLHMCVSTCNVIVVKKWIEIATAEEIAEAIDIPSSAGTALCMAAALKKDREREGRSLVKLLLHAGADPASQDAQHGRTALHTAAMANDVELVKLILNAGVDVNICNVHNTIPLHVALARGANSCVGLLLSSGANYNLQDDEGDTAFHIAADAAKMIRENLQWLIVMLRNADAAVEVRNHSGKMLRDFLEALPREWISEELWEALACRGIHLSPTIFEIGDWVKFKRTIAAPTYGWQGAKHKSVGFVQNILDKDNLMVSFCSGEVHVLANEVIKVIPLDRGQHVQLKNDVKEPRFGWRGQSRDSIGTVLCVDDDGILRVGFPGASRGWKADPAEMERVEEFKVGDWVRIRPTLTTAKHGLGSVTPGSIGIVYCNRPDGSLLLELSYLPNPWHCEPEEVEPVIPFRIGDRVCVKRSVAEPRYAWGGETHHSVGRISEIESDGLLIIDLPDRPIPWQADPSDMEKVDDFKVGDWVRVKTSVSSPKYGWEDISRNSIGVIHILEEDVEMGIAFCFRSKLFICSVTDVEKVPPFEIGQEIHILPSVTQPRLGWSNESPATVGKISRVDMDGALNVKVAGRQSLWKVCPGDAEQLSGFEVGDWVRSKPNTGNRPTYDWNIAGRDSFAVVHSVQDCLFLELACCTRRNRWLAHASDVEKVPSYKVGQYVQFRPGLSEPMWGWRGVQSDSRGIITSVHSDGEVRVAFFGVSGLWRGDPADLEIEQMFEAGEWVRLRENTNKWKSIGPGSVGVVQGLRFEGDEWNGRISVLFCGEQESWVGSITHLERVDRLVVGQMVQVKSSISQPRFGWSVHSSSSVAMISAIDGDGKLKVYTAAGSKAWMLDPAEVESVQEEEFHVRDWVRVKTSVSTPTYQWGEVNHSSIGVVHRKENGELFISFCFMEKKLWLCKAWEMERVRQFRIGDKVRIRQGLVAPRWGWGMETYASKGQVVGVDANGKLRIKFQWREGKPWIGDPADIVLDEN comes from the exons ATGAAAGTGCCCTGTTGTTCCGTGTGCCAGAATCGGTACAACGAGGAAGATAGAGTGCCGCTTTTACTTCACTGCGGCCATGGTTTCTGCGCGGATTGTATGTCTAGGATGTTCCTAGCCTCGTCTGACTCGAGGCTGTCTTGTCCGAGATGTCGCTACGTGTCGGTTGTTGGGAATTCCATCCAAGCGCTACGCAAGAACTTTGCGGTGCTTGCATTGATCCACTCCAGCTCGAAAACGGCAGTGGCGACATCAGAATTCGATTGTGATTTCACGGATGACGATGGAGACGACGGCGAGGGTGAGGTGAATGGCGATGAGGAATCGCTCTCTCGCCGCCGATGGAGTGGCGGCTCCTGTACATCGACCTCGGGAGGTTGCGGACCGGTGATCGATATTGGAGTACATAAGGATTTGAAGCTATTGCGTCAGATAGGGGAGGGTCGGAGGGATGGCGTTGAAATATGGACTGCTATGCTTGGCGGTAGGGGAAGTGGGAGCACAAGGTGTAGGCACCAGGTTGCTGTGAAGAAAGTGGCAGTGGGTGATGACATGGATTTGGGTTGGGTTCTTGAGCAACTTGAGAGCTTGCACAGGGCATCGATGTGGTGTAGGAATGTGTGTACATTTCATGGGGCAATGGAAATGGATGGCTCCTTGTATCTAGTTATGGATAGGTGTTACGGTTCTGTTCAATCTAAGATGCAGGAGAACGAGGGGCGGCTGACATTGGAGCAAATACTGAG GTATGGTGCTGATGTTGCAAGAGGTGTGGCGGAACTGCATGCAGCTGGTGTTGTGTGTATGAATATAAAGCCATCAAATCTTCTTTTGGATGCTACTGGTCATGCAGTGGTTTCTGATTATGGACTTGCTGCTATACTAAAGAAACCTATGTGCTCAAAAGGTAGATCAGATTGTGATTCATCGAGGATGCACTTGTGCATGGAATGTGCAATGCTTAGTCCACACTACGCTGCTCCTGAAGCATGGGAGCCTGTTAAGAAGTCATTGACGTTCTGGGATGATGGGCTTGGTATGTCTGTAGAATCAGATGCTTGGAGTTTTGCCTGTACGTTGGTGGAAATGTGTACTGGTTCCATCCC GTGGTCTGGTTTATGCACAGATGAAATTTACCGAGCTGTTGTAAAGGCTAAGAAATTACCTCCGCAATATTCAAGCATTGTAGGTGTTGGAATACCTAGGGAATTGTGGAAAATGATCGGCGATTGCCTGCAGTTCAAGTCTTTGAAAAGGCCTACGTTCAACAAAATGCTAACTACATTCCTTCGCTATTTACAAGAGATTCCACGAAGTCCTTCTGCAAATCCTGATAA TGACTTAGCTAAATTCTCTGGGCTCTATATCACGGACTCTGAAACCTCTCTCATGTCTGATTTGGAGGTTTTTCGATATAACCTTGGTCATCTGCATCGCCTTGTGTTTGATGGAGACTTCAATGGTGTTAG GGATCTTCTTGTGAAAGCTGCTTTCAGAAACAGTAGCAGCTTCATCTCTAAATTGTTAGAAGCTCAAAATGATGAGGGTCAAACGGCTCTCCACTTGGCTTGTCGACGGGGCTTTGCTGAAATTGTAGAGGTTATTTTGGAGTTCAGGGAGGCTAAGGTCGACATTTTGGATAAAGATGGAGATCCTCCACTAGTGTTTGCTTTAGCTGCAGGATCCCCAGAATGTGTTCGTATTCTCATTGAAAGAGGTGCTAATGTTTGTTCAAGGTTGAGGGAAGGGTTTGGTCCATCTGTTGCTCATGTCTGTGCCTATCATGGCCAACCTGATTGCATGCGT GAGTTACTGTTGGCTGGAGCTGATCCAAATGTAGTTGATGATGAAGGTGAATCAGTTCTGCACAGAGCAGTCACCAAGAAATATTCGGATTGTGCTCTGGTCATTTTGGAAAATGGGGGATGCAGATCAATGGCTTTATTGAATGCAAAACATCTTAC ACCCTTGCACATGTGTGTGTCAACATGTAATGTTATCGTCGTTAAAAAGTGGATAGAAATTGCAACTGCTGAAGAGATTGCCGAGGCAATTGACATACCAAGCTCAGCTGGAACTGCATTGTGTATGGCTGCTGCTCTAAAAAAAGATCGTGAACGTG AGGGAAGAAGTCTAGTTAAGCTATTGCTTCATGCTGGAGCAGATCCAGCTTCCCAGGATGCCCAGCATGGACGGACAGCTCTTCATACTGCTGCAATGGCTAATGATGTTGAATTGGTTAAG CTTATTCTTAATGCGGGGGTTGATGTCAACATCTGCAATGTGCACAATACGATACCCCTTCATGTAGCCCTAGCCCGAGGAGCTAACTCATGTGTTGGATTGCTCTTGTCTTCTGGGGCAAATTATAATTTGCAG GATGATGAAGGCGATACTGCTTTCCATATTGCAGCAGATGCAGCCAAAATGATACGTGAGAATCTTCAGTGGCTCATTGTGATGCTTAGGAACGCAGATGCTGCTGTTGAAGTAAGAAACCACAG TGGCAAGATGTTGCGTGACTTTTTAGAGGCCCTTCCTCGGGAATGGATTTCTGAAGAACTCTGGGAGGCGTTGGCGTGTAGGGGCATTCATCTGTCTCCTACAAT ATTCGAAATTGGTGACTGggtaaaattcaaaagaacgATTGCAGCTCCTACATATGGTTGGCAAGGTGCAAAGCATAAGAGCGTTGGATTTGTGCAAAACATCTTGGACAAAGACAACCTCATGGTTTCATTTTGCTCCGGAGAAGTTCATGTGTTAGCAAACGAGGTTATAAAAGTCATCCCGCTGGATAGAGGACAGCATGTGCAACTTAAAAATGATGTAAAAGAGCCCAG GTTTGGGTGGCGTGGACAATCACGTGACAGTATTGGAACTGTTTTATGTGTAGATGATGATGGGATCCTCCGTGTTGGATTTCCTGGAGCATCCAGAGGATGGAAAGCTGATCCTGCAGAAATGGAAAGAGTTGAGGAATTTAAGGTTGGAGACTGGGTTCGCATCCGTCCCACTCTCACTACAGCAAAGCATGGGTTAGGGTCTGTAACACCAGGTAGCATTGGTATAGTTTACTGTAACAGGCCTGATGGTAGCTTATTGTTAGAACTAAGTTATCTTCCAAATCCATGGCATTGTGAACCAGAGGAGGTCGAACCTGTTATTCCTTTTAGG ATTGGGGATCGGGTGTGTGTTAAGCGCTCTGTTGCAGAACCTAGATATGCTTGGGGTGGCGAGACTCATCATAGTGTGGGAAGAATTAGTGAAATCGAGAGTGATGGTCTCCTCATAATTGATCTACCAGATCGTCCAATTCCTTGGCAAGCTGATCCTTCTGACATGGAAAAGGTGGATGATTTTAag gTCGGTGACTGGGTCAGGGTGAAAACTTCAGTGTCATCTCCAAAATATGGATGGGAGGATATCTCAAGGAACAGCATTGGAGTTATACACATTTTGGAGGAGGATGTAGAGATGGGCATTGCCTTTTGCTTCAGGAGCAAGCTTTTCATTTGCTCTGTGACTGATGTTGAGAAGGTGCCTCCTTTTGAAATAGGTCAAGAAATACATATATTACCTTCTGTTACTCAACCTCGTCTAGGATGGTCGAACGAAAGCCCTGCTACTGTTGGAAAAATATCTAGAGTTGACATGGACGGGGCATTGAAT GTCAAGGTGGCTGGGAGACAGAGTTTATGGAAAGTTTGTCCAGGGGATGCAGAACAACTTTCGGGATTTGAAGTTGGTGATTGGGTACGTTCAAAGCCTAATACAGGTAATAGGCCTACTTATGACTGGAATATTGCTGGAAGAGATAGTTTTGCAGTGGTTCATAGTGTACAGGACTGTCTATTCCTTGAGTTGGCTTGCTGTACTCGTAGAAACAGGTGGCTTGCTCATGCTTCAGATGTTGAAAAGGTTCCATCCTATAAAGTCGGGCAGTATGTTCAGTTTCGCCCTGGACTATCAGAGCCAATGTGGGGTTGGAGAGGGGTTCAATCTGATTCACGTGGCATCATAACCAGTGTGCATTCTGATGGTGAAGTTAGGGTGGCATTTTTTGGTGTCAGCGGTTTGTGGAGGGGTGATCCTGCAGATCTTGAGATAGAACAAATGTTTGAAGCAGGAGAATGGGTGAGATTGAGGGAAAATACCAACAAATGGAAATCGATAGGACCTGGTAGTGTCGGTGTGGTGCAGGGATTGAGATTTGAAGGGGATGAATGGAATGGAAGAATTAGTGTGCTGTTCTGTGGGGAGCAAGAAAGTTGGGTTGGCTCTATTACTCATTTAGAAAGGGTGGACCGGTTAGTGGTAGGACAGATGGTTCAGGTTAAATCATCAATAAGTCAGCCAAGATTTGGCTGGTCAGTGCACAGTAGTTCAAGTGTTGCAATGATCTCAGCTATTGATGGAGATGGAAAGCTCAAGGTATATACTGCAGCTGGATCTAAAGCTTGGATGCTAGACCCTGCCGAAGTAGAGTCTGTACAAGAAGAGGAATTTCATGTCAGAGACTGGGTTCGAGTCAAGACTTCTGTTTCGACACCGACCTATCAATGGGGAGAGGTGAATCATTCGAGCATTGGGGTGGTTCATCGCAAGGAAAATGGAGagcttttcatttcattctgCTTCATGGAGAAGAAGCTGTGGCTATGCAAGGCATGGGAAATGGAACGGGTGAGGCAATTCAGAATTGGAGACAAAGTGAGAATTAGACAAGGGCTTGTTGCACCTCGTTGGGGATGGGGTATGGAGACTTATGCAAGCAAAGGCCAAGTGGTTGGAGTTGATGCAAATGGGAAGTTGCGGATTAAGTTTCAATGGAGAGAGGGTAAGCCGTGGATCGGAGATCCTGCAGATATTGTCCTTGATGAGAACTAA
- the LOC101217123 gene encoding uncharacterized protein LOC101217123, translating to MIVTGKKQAKRSKKSAGAGFKVVYISSPMKVKTSASKFRSLVQKLTGQDSDAERFMEMASGGSDGNGEWWASASFVDHQVMGEEDVMVGGKVEAGVGGVSPLDELAFLQNLDGNYAEMLNGFWHDSSTAESEMPGLSALL from the coding sequence ATGATTGTAACAGGCAAAAAACAGGCAAAGAGAAGCAAGAAATCGGCGGGGGCGGGTTTCAAAGTCGTGTACATTTCGAGTCCGATGAAGGTGAAAACCAGCGCCTCGAAGTTTCGATCTCTTGTCCAGAAACTCACCGGTCAGGACTCGGATGCTGAGAGATTCATGGAGATGGCATCGGGTGGCAGTGATGGGAATGGAGAATGGTGGGCATCGGCGTCGTTCGTTGACCACCAAGTGATGGGCGAGGAGGATGTAATGGTGGGAGGAAAGGTGGAAGCGGGGGTTGGGGGTGTGAGTCCGCTGGATGAATTGGCGTTTCTGCAGAATTTGGATGGGAATTATGCAGAAATGTTGAATGGGTTTTGGCATGATTCTTCGACGGCAGAAAGTGAGATGCCAGGTTTGAGTGCACTGCTGTAG
- the LOC101216885 gene encoding transcription factor TGA2.2 isoform X1, with amino-acid sequence MTDVSPRTDISTDVDTDDKHQRLDMLQRNAVASDSSDRTKDKSDQKTLRRLAQNREAARKSRLRKKAYVQQLESSRLKLTQLEQELQRARQQGIFISSSGDQAHSMAGNGAMAFDVEYARWLEEQNKQINELRAAVNSHASDTELRMIVDGILAHYDEVFRLKGVAAKADVFHLLSGMWKTPAERCFLWLGGFRSSELLKLLVNQLEPLTEQQLMGISNLQQSSQQTEDALSQGMEALQQSLAETLSSGSLGSSNTSGNVANYMGQMATAMGKLGTLEGFIRQADNLRQQTLQQMHRILTIRQSARALLAIHDYFSRLRALSSLWLARPKE; translated from the exons ATGACCGATGTCAGTCCAAGGACTGATATCTCTACTGATGTCGACACTGATGACAAACACCAGAGG CTCGATATGCTTCAACGGAATGCTGTGGCTTCTGATTCCAGTGATCGAACGAAAGATAAGTCTGATCAGAAG aCTCTACGCAGGCTTGCACAGAATCGTGAAGCTGCCAGGAAAAGCCGACTGCGAAAAAAA GCATATGTCCAACAGCTGGAGAGTAGTCGTTTAAAGTTGACCCAACTAGAGCAGGAGCTTCAGCGGGCACGGCAGCAG GGAATCTTCATATCAAGCTCAGGAGATCAGGCCCATTCAATGGCTGGAAATG GGGCCATGGCATTTGATGTGGAATATGCCCGTTGgttggaagaacaaaacaaGCAAATCAATGAACTGAGAGCAGCTGTTAATTCTCATGCCAGTGATACTGAACTTCGAATGATTGTGGATGGCATCTTGGCTCATTATGATGAAGTTTTTCGGCTAAAGGGTGTCGCTGCAAAGGCTGATGTTTTTCATTTACTGTCTGGCATGTGGAAAACTCCTGCTGAAAGATGTTTTTTGTGGCTTGGTGGTTTCCGTTCGTCAGAGCTTCTAAAG CTTCTTGTCAATCAATTGGAGCCCCTCACAGAACAGCAGTTGATGGGCATATCCAACTTGCAGCAGTCCTCACAACAGACCGAAGATGCATTGTCACAAGGCATGGAAGCATTGCAACAATCGTTGGCTGAGACGTTATCCAGTGGATCTCTTGGCTCCTCGAATACATCTGGCAATGTGGCAAACTATATGGGTCAAATGGCCACGGCCATGGGTAAACTTGGGACCCTTGAGGGTTTTATTCGCCAG gCTGACAATCTACGACAACAAACACTACAACAAATGCATCGGATTTTGACAATTCGTCAGTCGGCTCGTGCACTTCTTGCAATTCATGATTACTTCTCCAGACTGCGAGCCCTTAGCTCCCTCTGGCTTGCTCGCCCAAAAGAGTGA
- the LOC101216885 gene encoding transcription factor TGA2.2 isoform X2, translating into MSVQGLISLLMSTLMTNTRGSICFNGMLWLLIPVIERKISLIRRLAQNREAARKSRLRKKAYVQQLESSRLKLTQLEQELQRARQQGIFISSSGDQAHSMAGNGAMAFDVEYARWLEEQNKQINELRAAVNSHASDTELRMIVDGILAHYDEVFRLKGVAAKADVFHLLSGMWKTPAERCFLWLGGFRSSELLKLLVNQLEPLTEQQLMGISNLQQSSQQTEDALSQGMEALQQSLAETLSSGSLGSSNTSGNVANYMGQMATAMGKLGTLEGFIRQADNLRQQTLQQMHRILTIRQSARALLAIHDYFSRLRALSSLWLARPKE; encoded by the exons ATGTCAGTCCAAGGACTGATATCTCTACTGATGTCGACACTGATGACAAACACCAGAGG CTCGATATGCTTCAACGGAATGCTGTGGCTTCTGATTCCAGTGATCGAACGAAAGATAAGTCTGATCAGAAG GCTTGCACAGAATCGTGAAGCTGCCAGGAAAAGCCGACTGCGAAAAAAA GCATATGTCCAACAGCTGGAGAGTAGTCGTTTAAAGTTGACCCAACTAGAGCAGGAGCTTCAGCGGGCACGGCAGCAG GGAATCTTCATATCAAGCTCAGGAGATCAGGCCCATTCAATGGCTGGAAATG GGGCCATGGCATTTGATGTGGAATATGCCCGTTGgttggaagaacaaaacaaGCAAATCAATGAACTGAGAGCAGCTGTTAATTCTCATGCCAGTGATACTGAACTTCGAATGATTGTGGATGGCATCTTGGCTCATTATGATGAAGTTTTTCGGCTAAAGGGTGTCGCTGCAAAGGCTGATGTTTTTCATTTACTGTCTGGCATGTGGAAAACTCCTGCTGAAAGATGTTTTTTGTGGCTTGGTGGTTTCCGTTCGTCAGAGCTTCTAAAG CTTCTTGTCAATCAATTGGAGCCCCTCACAGAACAGCAGTTGATGGGCATATCCAACTTGCAGCAGTCCTCACAACAGACCGAAGATGCATTGTCACAAGGCATGGAAGCATTGCAACAATCGTTGGCTGAGACGTTATCCAGTGGATCTCTTGGCTCCTCGAATACATCTGGCAATGTGGCAAACTATATGGGTCAAATGGCCACGGCCATGGGTAAACTTGGGACCCTTGAGGGTTTTATTCGCCAG gCTGACAATCTACGACAACAAACACTACAACAAATGCATCGGATTTTGACAATTCGTCAGTCGGCTCGTGCACTTCTTGCAATTCATGATTACTTCTCCAGACTGCGAGCCCTTAGCTCCCTCTGGCTTGCTCGCCCAAAAGAGTGA
- the LOC101216485 gene encoding NADH dehydrogenase [ubiquinone] 1 alpha subcomplex subunit 6 — protein sequence MAFTVRGLKVPPNSASLEEARSRVFDFFRSACRSLPAIMDIYNLDDVATVSQLRSAIASEIRKNSHVTDPKVIDMLLFKGMEELGNITEHAKQRHHIIGQYVLGREGLVQDFGAKDQGRSNFLKNFYKSNYF from the exons ATGGCGTTCACAGTTCGAGGTTTGAAGGTTCCGCCCAACTCCGCGAGTCTTGAAGAAGCCCGGAGTCGGGTCTTCGATTTCTTCAGATCAGCATGTAGATCATTGCCAGCAATCATGGACATTTACAACTTGGATGATGTCGCTACTGTCTCTCAACTCCGTTCTGCCATCGCCTCTGAGATCCGCAAGAATTCTCACGTCACCGACCCTAAG gTGATTGATATGCTTCTTTTCAAGGGAATGGAAGAGCTTGGTAACATTACTGAGCATGCGAAGCAACGACATCACATCATTGGTCAGTATGTGCTTGGTCGCGAAGGACTTGTGCAAGATTTTGGTGCCAAGGATCAAGGCAGGTCCAATTTTCTCAAGAACTTCTACAAGAGTAACTACTTCTGA